The genome window TCAATAAATTTACGATTTTATACTAAAATCGCTATGCCAAGTTAAAACTCAAGCCATGCATGGTTATTTATTTAGTAATATGAATCATGTTACtgtatatttttaagttttttcttaACAATATTATATTTCCCATTATATGCATAGGTTGCAGCACTAGCATTGGGACGGTATTTGCTCTGCTTGGTACATGGCGTTTGTACAAAGTTctagaaagaagaaaagatatcAAATTGAAGCATAAATACTTTAAGCGGAACGGAGGTTTACTACTGCAACAACGATTCTCCAACAATGATGGTAATGTTGAGAACATACATGTGTTTGCTTCAAATGTGTTAGAAAAGGCGACAGATTACTATAATGATAATCGAATTCTTGGTCGAGGCGGCCAAGGAACTGTTTATAAAGGAATGTTAACGGATGGAAGCATTGTGGCGATTAAAAAACCTATATTGATGGAAGAGAAGATATTAGATGAAAAGAATCTTGAACAATTCATAAATGAGGTGATACTTTTATCACAAATTAACCATAGAAATGTGGTCAAGCTTTTAGGATGTTGCCTAGAAACAAAAGTTCCTTTGTTGGTTTATGAGTTCATCTCAAATGGAACACTGTATCAACTCATTCATGAGCCGAATGAAGAGTTTCCTTTGAACTGGGAAATGCGTTTACGAATTACAAGTGAAATCGCTAATGCTTTATCCTACTTGCATTCAGCTGCTTCCGTTCCTATTTATCACCGAGACATCAAATCTAGCAACATACTTTTGGATGATAAATACAGAGCAAAGGTGTCGGATTTCGGAACTTCTAAATCAATTGCCTTGGAGAAAACTCATGTAACCACTCGAGTACAAGGAACTTTCGGATACTTAGATCCCGAGTATTTTCGATCAAGTCAATTTACTGAAAAGAGTGATGTATATAGTTTTGGAGTTGTTCTTGTTGAAGTCTTAACAGGACAAAAACCCGTTTTCTCAACACAATCGGAGGATGAAGTGAGAAGCTTGGTGGCCCTTTTTCTACTTTCAATGCAGAATGATTCGTTATTTGAGGTTCTTGATCGAACTGTTAAGGACGGTCCAAAAACAGAGATCGAAGCATTTGCTAAGCTAGCAAAAAGATGCTTGAATCTTAACGGAAAGAAAAGACCTACCATGAAACAAGTTGCATTGGAGCTGGAATGGATTAGATCACCAGCAGAAGCTGATGCCATCGAACAATGTGCCGTTGAAGATTCTGATATAGATGATCCGATTGAACTTTCAGCTACGGATTCCTGTTCAACGTCTGGTTTAATTCTGAATGATAGTGTAACTTTGACATTAGATGCATAGTCATGCTTGTCGGAACCCGAGTGGGTTCAATCGAGGAAAAAATAATGTGTTGATAGATTGGAGGTACACTTACCGTGATCCGTTTTCATTTGGAGGTTGGGTATCCTGATGGGGATTGCAGGACTGGTATGCCATTTTGGATTATACTACTTTTCTTGGTTTCAGATGTGTAAGCTGCTTCATTTTACTTGTATGCTTTCGTTTGCACCCTTTGTTGCAAGAGTTCGATATATATAAGttgaacaaatttaatttgCACTTTGAATGGATTAAACTTGTCGATGGTGAAAAGTGTGAAACATTTGGTAGAATAGCTTCCCAACTCGAATGTAGGATAGCAAAAGCTATGGAGTTCTATGTTTTCAAAAGAAATCTCCATTAACATGAAAGATGTATTTGATGCATGTATCTAACAcacacaaacatatatatatatatttatatggattTGTGGTATAATCTTCCAAATATATGCAAATGCTTAGAAATATTGAGTATATTAATGTAAGGCACTCTCTTAACCCGAGTTCAAGTAATATCTGCTTTTATaactaaaagtaattgaacatataaaacacaaaaaatacattatatatattgattatttttgttagttcataaaaaaataacattgttagCATATTGGAGTAATTTGTAAAACGTTTGAAAAGTACCAAATCAAATCGCTATCTGCCTACAAAAAAGATGTAGCGGCCAGACTTCCGAGTTCAGTGGTTGTTATTCCCTAATTTCTGGAAATCTCATTTCCTATACGGCAAGCGCCGCGAAGGTTATTAATCCAGGGAGAAAGAGATGCACATCTGCTTTCATAACTTACATTGACTTCCGTATGTCACGGTCTAAGGATGTTTCTACAGCGGATACTGTAAATTTCTCCGATATAAGCATCGATACGACGCATGTCCCTGCAGTTCTGGAGTGGAATCTATATGATTTGGAAGGTACGTAACTGTTTACTTACTATCATCACTTCTACAAAAATTATTGTTGCAGCAATGCCTGGAatatattgataatattatgtatactaaaataaagtgcttaaatgaaaatatagtatacattaaatatcattttaattaattaattattggtGATTCCTTGGTAAAAGCactataaaagtaaaaattgattaactttttaacacaAGGATCAAATTGCTCCTTGTCCAAtgattaatttgtctattttttagtaaataagtaaatgcTATCTGACTCTTAATATAAGGCTCTTTATGGTCGTGGTTTATTCTTTATCTTTATGCAGCCGCACAGTGCCTAGAAGGAACACTACCTTACTTGCAACTCGGTTGTGTTAGAAGATGTGGGAATTTTGATAGTCCATATCCATTTGGAATAGAAATCGGGTGTTacatgaatgaatggtttagaGAGTAACTTACAATGAAACTATTGACGGGCCAAAGCTTTATACGAGTAGCATCAACCTGCAATTGCTTAATGTTTCAGTTCTGCAAGGCACAGCTACCATCAACAATTCGATAACTTATTTCAATTGCCGAAAGGAAGATGGAGACACTGATGGAGACACTTATTTCAGTTCTGCTTTTATTGTTGACCACCGGTATCTTTATTCACTTAAGACAATAAATTCAAACAGCAATGACACTTGGACAGTGACGCACGTTCCCGCAACACTGCAATGGGCCACACCAAAACGTGGGTTGTGTAAGTTTATAGGTGGTTTAAACCATTTTTGCAGCCAGGATCGTGAATACTGTTGGACAAGCTTGAGCCTAAGCTACCTATGTGTTTTCACTTGGGGTAACAATGGCAACATAAACATTTCTACTGATATATGCAAAGGTATCGTATTATCTTCTTTCGTCAAAAAAGGAACTAGATATCTTTAAACCATAATTAAGATGTATTATATATGGATCTAACtttgttttattcatttaagTTGCAGAATCAGGTGAACATTGCGATATAACATATAGGTATTGTTATATGCTTTGTATCGATTCTCTTGACAGCAATTGTTCTTCACAATCATCATGTCCTCATGGATATGAACAAATGAAAAAGATATGTGCAAGCCATCCCATATAGTAGACTTTGCGACGGAAAAAATGTCTGAAAAATCACAGTATTTTCCGATAATTATAGGTATTTGttaacttctttctttttattttcaataatttctatCAATACTCGTAACTCTCCAGAACCGTTAAATAAGGTGATGATGTGTGTTTAAGAGTGCTCGAACTTACTTGCTCAAGTGACAATTAATTCGCTTTCTTATGAGtagaaaatatgaattatgttactttatatttaaagtttttcttatttgataaattattctTCCCATAACATATAGGTTGCAGTGCTTGTATTGGGACAACATTTGCTGTAGTTGGTGCATGGTGTTTGCACAAAGTACTAAACAGAAGAAAGTATATCAAGTTGAAGCAAAAATACTTTAAACGGAATGGAGGCTTACTGCTGCAACAACAATTGTCCAACAATGGATGTAATGTAGAGAAAATACAGTTGTTTGCTTCAAATGAGTTGGAAAAGGCGACAGATCACTACAATGAGAATCGAATCCTTGGTCGAGGTGGCCAAGGAATTGTTTATAAAGGAATGCTAACGGATGGAAGCATTGTGGCAATTAAGAAGCCTAAATTGGTTGAAGAGAATATGTTGGATGAAATGAGGCTTGAACAGTTCATAATGAGGTGATAATTTTATCACAAATTAACCATAGAAATGTGGTTAAGCTTTTAGGATGTTGCCTAGAAACAGAAGTTCCTTTGCTGGTTTATGAGTTCATCCCAAATGGAACACTGTATCAACTCGTTCATGAGCCAAATGAAGACTTCACATTGACAAGGGAAATGCGTTTACGAATTGCTGTGAAACTGCTAACGCCTTATCCTACTTGCATTCAGCTGCTTCCATCCCTATTTATCATCGAGACATCAAATCTAGCAACATACTTTTGGATGATAAATACAGAGCAAAGGTGTCTGATTTCGGAACCTCGAAGTCAATTGCATTGGAGGAAACTCATGTAACTACTCGAGTACAAGGAACTTTTGGTTACTTAGATCCCGAGTATTTTCGATCAAACCAATTTACTGAAACGAGTGATGTATATAGTTTCGGagttgttcttgttgaactCTTGACAGGACAAAAACCCGTTTTTTCAACACAATCAGAGGAAGAAGTGAGAAGCTTGGTAACCTTTTTTCTGCTTTCAATGCAAAAGGATTCATTATTTGATGTTCTTGATCAAACTTTAATGTACGCTCCAGAAGAAAAGACCCACCATGAAACAAGCTGCACTACAGCTGGAGTGGATTAGATCACCAGAAGAAGCTAATGCCATTGAACAATGCGCCGATGAAGATTCTGATATTGATGATGCGATCGAACTTTCAGCTACTGCTTCCTATTCAACGTCTGGTTTAATTTTAAACGATAGTGTAACTTTGACATTAGATGCCTAGTCAGATATGCCAGAATTTGAATAAAGAATTAATGGTCCAACCGGTACCATAAAACCCGAGGAGGATTGAATCGATATAAAATCAGCTGAACTGATAAAAATTcgattgagtaaaaattgattaaaatttgtttgaaccagatttaattagtttaaatgtttaattttgttgttataatttataataagaatatttatgtttatattattatttattaatatttattttttacttttttttttggaaaaagaaattaggCCATACCTAAATAAATAACGAAATTATTGTCTATTGTCTCCTAATCTATTCCATTTCCAGCTTCCTTGGCTTGACAATTTGTAACCCTGTTGTTATCTCTCTGAACATGACGGAATTTAACTTGCCAATCCTTTAATCAGCACCAATCATGGATCATTTTGATTTCATCTACATTATTCATTGCTGCTAAACCATTCTAAATAACATCAATTAACAGTACGTAATCACTTTCCAACTCTACTGGTTTAAACTTTTGAGTCCAAGCTAAATTAACAGTTCAATcgattaaactaaaaattaataatctaatCTATTTGACCACTTGTCTGATTCttataatatcatgcataatctttataaaattaaaattaaaattaatatccaGGGACAATGGTTTTAACCCTCTTGTTATCATTCTCCTTCACCTAAAATGTACccaaaaaatattctttaaaatataaatttaggttaattgatttaaaatattatataatttaagtttttcttttataaataatagaataaaagaaTACCCAATTAGTGGTGGACTCATTCTCTGCTACTCAGCCCTATATTAATAAAAGTCTTTTGAGATTGgcccaataaataaataaaacaagacCCATCCAGAAACACTGGAAAGCCCAACTCTTATAGGGCTCCAAATCTAGATCCGACCCGAACCGGGGTATCCAAATTGCCCCAGACCCTGAAAATTGAATGAggaacaaaaacaaaagttgCAGAGGCGAGGCGAGGCGTGAGACTTTCTCAGAAGCGTTGATGGCATTGCCTTCTTAGGGATTTCAAGGATTCAAATTCTTTGTATTTTAGGTCGATTTTTCCGATTCCAATCATCGCGAAATCAAAATCTGGTAacgatttttccttgattttgtttttgttgccTTTTGTGATGCtctattgttttgttttgttttatcttcttttaattcttgattattctttttttttaaatcactcTCAATactggattttttttaaatggtacGATTAATTATCTATAACGATATggattctttttgttttattagtaTAAGGTAATTCAAaggaatttatatttaatattattagaattagaattttcttgaaatttaactaatatttttatttttaggatttattttattttattgatagattattttattttattatgatcaAGCGactatttgaataattatttcctGGGTATAATAATTAAGAAAGGTTTGTTTTTCAAGGATTTATGCATCATAGTAAcgattaatataaatattgtctctttttatttttcatttatgctTTTTGATCTTTCCtatcaagttttaatttttttcccctgttttgcaTTCATTGTATAACACCATGCTTCTTTGATTCCATCTTTTCTTGTTATGTGAATGTTTGGTGTGTtcaaagtttatatattaaatgggaCCCGGTTTATGTAATTTTGAGCTATAGATATTGAGTGAGTTTGCTTCTGTAAGTAAGAAATCTTTATGAAAAACTTACTTTCGTCTGTTGTATAGTGCTGTAGCGTTAGTCATCAGCAAGACAATTTGATGTCTTATATGTTTGGCAGATAACGTTGCTCTTATATTACTATCATGTAAAGATGAAGTTTCTAGCGAGTGATTGACTTATATGTTTGTTGTAATACAGAAAATGGAGGACATGGACATTGATTCAATAGTAGACATACCTGACACTCCTGACAGATTATCTTCACATCAAGTGAATGGAGGGAATTTTATTGACAAAGAAAGCAATTTATCAGTAGCTGGTCATGTGGGAGGTTCTAGTACCACAGGTGAAGAATCTTTGGATAGGCAAAGGGGCAGAGGTAGGCTGCTTCCCACGAATGGGCACAATAGGAAGCATTATGTAAACCCTCTGAAGCTTTCTGGAAGTACTGATGAAATTGAGCGTCCGAAAAACACCATTTTCTTATCCCCACCAGAGTGCACTCAAGAAAATGCTCCTTTATTTAGGAAAACAGCAACGGCGAGAAGCCGAAATTGCCTTCGAGAGCAAGAGAAGGATAAAGGAAAGGCTCCTTGCTCTAAATTACCTTCTAAATCATCTGGATTCCAAGAAGATCACACCTTTCTAGATTTAGCTGAACAGAGAATGCACAATCAAATACCTGAAATGGAATTTCTACAAAGTGCGTCTGAAAACTGCTTAACTGAAGGAAGAAAAGAAGGTCAGGTGCCAAGAAATGGTGGTTCTTACCTATCCAGAACTAGGTGcaagggaaaggaaaaagttGAAGTTGAACTTAGAAGTATAGGTTCAGTTATGAGTAATGGAAAAGGGGTGGATCTTTCTCATGGTTCCCCACTTAGAGTAGAAAAGCAATTTCCTGCATCTCATCATTCTGTTGTCTCACCAAGAGCAGTTGGGAAAAGAAGATTGGTCCGAAATGGCTGCATCTCCCCCCATAATATAGCCATCAGGGCTAAACAAAACGAACAATCGCAAAGCAACTTTAGAGCTGAGCAAAATTTTGACAATGTGGTTAGCAGCAGTCCTTGTATGCTTAGCGAGATAGTTACTGAAGATAATAATAGTGGTAAAGGAAAAAGAGTTTCCCATCCTCACACACCTAAGGAGCATgatatcaattttattaatttgtctaGCAGGTAAATTTAAAGTGTTGCTCTCTAGCTTGATTTCCTTTCCTATTGTCTATTAGATGTTTCTTCCTATTATGTATTGGTTTCTTTTATTCTGTAAAAAACTTTTGCTAAAGAGACAAGTACAATCTCTACGAGAACCTTTGGAATAGCATGTGACAAAAaggctaggtttttttttttttcattcagaatatattatattgatgtCAAGAGAATCTTGGttgattaatatttatctatCCTTAATTCTAGCTAAAAGGATCTGTACTATTAACTGTGTGCTTTTCCTGCTGCAGCCCTATGAGTAATAATGGAGAAGCTAGTGGTTTTGGTGATGTGAATAGAGATGCATGCTTTGAAGAAAAAGGTGGATGGAGAAGTACTCACAACTTTTCAAAGAATGTAGACGATGCAACTGGACATCATTTACATAGGTTTAATAATGTTGGATGTCAAGTGAGTCAACGAAATGATAATGGAGTTGTGAAAAGAAATAATGCTAGTAGAGGAAAGACCGTGATTCTATGTGATTCTCCTGAAATTTTTTACGCAACTGAGACAGCTCCTGTGGTCTCAAAAGTCGACCAAATAAGTGAATCTTCTCATGCAAACATGCTGcctaaaaggaaaatgaaacatGGATTAACCTCAAGAAATAATGGTGAAAGCTCTAGGGTCACTCGTAATGACTCAGACATTGTGTTTCTTGGTTCATCTAGGGAATCATCTAATTCAAGGTCATCTAGTTTTCATATTGCGGAACACCTGGATGTCTTGGATCTTGACAACTCACCTGAAATGAGAGGGATAAATGCCAATAATGCGGACTCTGTGAATGATGAGGATGCAGAGGCTAAGGCTAGACAACTTGAAGCGGATGAAAAGTTGGCCCGGGAACTCCAAGAACAATTATATCATGAGGTCCCTATGTTTTATGAGGCGATTTGATGCTTTTCTCCCTTCTTTAATTGTGACTTGGTTACTCACATGCCTTAGCTTTAAATGTTTAACAGATTGATGAAAACATTGCATGGACACTTCAGCAGGAGGAAGATGCACTCCATCCTACTTTTCGGACTCTCCATGAGCCAGATCATGTTAGTAAGCTTGAATATGTTTCTTATTTTGAGTTGATGATAACTAGAGAGCCTACACTGACTGCATGAAATTGACTGTACATCATGAATTCCTTTATGGTTGAAGGTTTACTATAGCTGCTAGGTTTGTGTTTAAACTAGTTGAAACATGCCTGAATTGGATTTAGTAAAGTTGTCGCTATATCCCAGCGTGGGAAATGGTCCGGGTCATATACAAAATTTGATGTCAGTAAAGGTTCTTTAGTTcgttattatttaagttttttgcATGTTTGATTCTGATAATTATTAAAAGCTGAGCTTGATTTAAAGTTATTTGATTGAGCTTGTGAACACATTTATCATACTCGTCTTGAAACTCTAGTGCCTGCTAGCTTAGGTGGTAAAATTGGTTGTACCTAGGATTGGATTCTTTTTAGTCTTAGCACCTCAGAAGAATACCAAAATGTTTTAGTAAAAGGGGTATGAGATCCCACATCCCACAAAGAGAGCTTTGTCAAGACTCTTTGATGAAATGCCACTACATTGAAGGAAACAATGGGCAAGCTTAGCGGTAGTGCAGCTCTCTATATGCGGCCATTTAAGTGACCAATTACTGTGGATCTTTTGTAGTGACCAAAATTTTTTGGCTGTGCGCGTGATGTATGTCTGCTTTTATCTGGTTTGGCATATGCTTCTATTTACTGTCTGCACGTTAACTGTAAATCATGGGTTTTGTACTCGAATAATGTAATCTTGATATGTGGCATAAATCATTGTTTGCATGTTGAGACTCAAGTGCTCATCAgcatctttgatttttttttttttttgcgcattgataattaaattaatcttggTATCTTGTCTATTCTAGTACCAACACATTCAATCTTGTGTTTGCCAATTATTTTGGTTGGTTCCTAAGCGGTTATTTGTCCCTCggtttcatttataatattaaaagttatGTTTTCTTGATCATTGCACGTTGTATTTTAAGTTTTGAACTTTCTTTGACACCAATATCCCTTCCTTGCAGGTTTTATTTTATGGCCACtatatataatgttaaataaatatcttttttcGTGTTATGTACTTtgtattcatttttcttcaacCATATGAagttgatatttttctttttggatttgtATAAGTTCATTCTGTAATATTATTCTTTACTTCTTTTGCAGAGAGTCTCAACAAGGCAGTCTCGTATGCAGCCTCCATTGCGGAACTTTCAGAATTCTTCAAATAGGAGAGGAGTGCAGACTCATTTCCCTACTTCGGCTAGAGTTTCAAGGTTAAGGAATCGAATATTGAATCAACCTCGGATGGCACCATCTAGGACAAGGAATTTTCAATTTCCTTTAGACATGGACTTAGATATGGTAAAACTCCCCCTTTTGGCGTATCCTATATttcccatttttctttgttttcgatAATAACTGATTTATGGATTCCGGATACAGAGACTTGATATACTGGAAGCCATGGAGGCTGCAATTGGAGATTCTGATGACATGGGAATGGCTAGTCACATCTTCCAAATTCAGCGTGATTTTAATGAGTAAGAATTTCTCTATTATAGTTATTTTTAGAACTGGATATGTGTGGACCATATTGAATGATCGTATCATGCATTTGGTACACCATTTAGTTAGAAGTTGCAATGATGCCGTTGTTTGCTGGAATGGCAAATGTATGGTCTGCATAAGCTAAATGCAGTCTTGACACTTAATGcagaattttttatgaaaagttATCCAGATTTGGCTCCACTATGGTATTGCTGTAAAATTGGTTATTAGAACCCACATTTCATGTTGCCTATGTAGTTGGATGCCTTTCTGTTTTGATTGAATATATCTATTGCATATGGAATAATTGCCCACTTAGAGTGGTTCTCCATTATTGGCTCTGACATGGTGAAAATAAAGATGATTTTAGTTTAAAGTCTTGCAACTATGTAGAGGTTGGAAACATTGATTACACTTGAAATAAACAACTATACTTTGATTCTGGGTGATGTTTCTATCATGGTAACTAGCAAATCAAATAACACCTTACAACAGGTCAAGTAATAACATCCAAAATGGTTCACAACCCTCTGTGTAAAGTCATCTCAGCTTCATTCTGATCGTGTGTAGaccaaccaatttttttaaactagCACCCTTGAAAGAAACTATAACGTGGTTTTGTAGAATATCATtgtcattttgttttgtttatggtGTCCCGGATTGGTATAAAGTAACTAATGAGCTTTCCATagcttttaatttcaataattcatcTTTATCTCCTGTAATTTATCTTTCCTTATGTTTTATCACACTTTTgtttacccaaatttcttaTATCTTGTCTACTTCCTGTTGTCTTGCAGAAATGATTACGAAATGCTGTTGGCCCTTGATGATAACAATCATCAGCATGGTGGTGCATCTATTAATCAGATTAACAGTTTGCCACTTTCCAAAGTACAGGTATATATGTGAGAAAACACCATATAGATAGGtgttttaacttttgttttctcATCTGTTTTCTTCGGAATACACTGTCCAATGCTTATGTTTTATTATCCAGATCTAATTGCTactactttttttaataaatgcaGACTGATAATTTCGAAGAAGCTTGTGCCATATGCCTTGAAACTCCTGCCATTGGAGAAACCATTCGCCATCTTCCTTGTCTACATAAATTTCACAAGAATGTAATGCCCTTCTTTATCTTGGCAATGCTACTTCGTCTTTCCGTTTTCACAGATTGCTTTCAATTTGCTTATCTCAGGATGTTaacaaa of Gossypium raimondii isolate GPD5lz chromosome 3, ASM2569854v1, whole genome shotgun sequence contains these proteins:
- the LOC105796577 gene encoding uncharacterized protein LOC105796577 — translated: MEDMDIDSIVDIPDTPDRLSSHQVNGGNFIDKESNLSVAGHVGGSSTTGEESLDRQRGRGRLLPTNGHNRKHYVNPLKLSGSTDEIERPKNTIFLSPPECTQENAPLFRKTATARSRNCLREQEKDKGKAPCSKLPSKSSGFQEDHTFLDLAEQRMHNQIPEMEFLQSASENCLTEGRKEGQVPRNGGSYLSRTRCKGKEKVEVELRSIGSVMSNGKGVDLSHGSPLRVEKQFPASHHSVVSPRAVGKRRLVRNGCISPHNIAIRAKQNEQSQSNFRAEQNFDNVVSSSPCMLSEIVTEDNNSGKGKRVSHPHTPKEHDINFINLSSSPMSNNGEASGFGDVNRDACFEEKGGWRSTHNFSKNVDDATGHHLHRFNNVGCQVSQRNDNGVVKRNNASRGKTVILCDSPEIFYATETAPVVSKVDQISESSHANMLPKRKMKHGLTSRNNGESSRVTRNDSDIVFLGSSRESSNSRSSSFHIAEHLDVLDLDNSPEMRGINANNADSVNDEDAEAKARQLEADEKLARELQEQLYHEIDENIAWTLQQEEDALHPTFRTLHEPDHRVSTRQSRMQPPLRNFQNSSNRRGVQTHFPTSARVSRLRNRILNQPRMAPSRTRNFQFPLDMDLDMRLDILEAMEAAIGDSDDMGMASHIFQIQRDFNENDYEMLLALDDNNHQHGGASINQINSLPLSKVQTDNFEEACAICLETPAIGETIRHLPCLHKFHKNCIDPWLSRKTSCPVCKSSIT